One Amycolatopsis sp. NBC_00355 genomic window carries:
- a CDS encoding AfsR/SARP family transcriptional regulator yields MLVDGSPVLLTSSRQRALLATLALAAGRLVSIDTLARGVWGEAPPAHIRGSLQTYVMRLRRLCGEDTVVTEPEGYRLVVDPSRVDALRFLRTLDQAAATTEPAHRRTLLTTALDGWGGAPLEGVGSPTLTAEWGPLLTERYLFAVEQRIDLDGGLVPDARLIAELTDLVSQHPLRESLWERLVRVLARSGRRAEALSRYAGLRALLADELGVEPGEDLRRLHAELLAADAEPAARTEVPRQLPFDVAGFTGRGTELAELDRLPPGGASGIVVIEGTAGVGKTSLAVHWSHRVRDRFPGGQLFLDLRGHSAGTPVTPETALAGFLRALGVPPETWPSTVEERSGLLRSRLAGSRTLMLLDNARDADQVRPLLPGAGNLVVVTSRNQLRGLVARDGARRIALRSFDDRDAEALLAGSVGPQRIAAEPGAVAELVQLCGRLPLALALAGERASRFSGVSLAGIVEELRDQKLRLDTLRDPQDAGTDLRVAFSWSYKALRPAAARFFRLLGLHPGLAFSLSSAAALAGAGLREARELADQLAAAHLLNQPSTDRYQFHDLLRVYAGELVETETTAPEREAALRRLVDWYLAGVAEANKLVRPDLLTDDITLDPVPLPPVRFAQHEDTIAWYTAERPALTALVGVAAHHGWVAHAWKLAWLLRGFFAERHDREDWIATAGIAVAATRDAGDNTGLQYSANNLGSAYLRTLQPDKALEALEEARTASETGNGTALTVAILSNLSGAYYVRAEYAEAERYALKAVDLARDRGQRTFVPHALLNVSASRIGLHDYDHAAEAALAARVAFADLGDRYHAALALGNVAEALEGAGRHDEAEKAGLDALAELKELNADYGTIDVQITLGRLKHHAGRTREAGGHWAEALAASQRLGDPRIPEIQALLATVPPEEPPAKDAPYP; encoded by the coding sequence GTGCTCGTCGACGGTTCGCCGGTCCTGCTCACCAGTTCCCGCCAGCGCGCGCTGCTCGCGACGCTCGCGCTGGCCGCGGGCCGCCTGGTCTCGATCGACACCCTCGCGCGCGGCGTCTGGGGCGAAGCGCCGCCCGCGCACATCCGGGGGAGCCTGCAGACGTACGTGATGCGCCTGCGCCGCCTGTGCGGCGAAGACACCGTCGTCACCGAGCCGGAGGGGTACCGGCTGGTCGTGGACCCGTCCCGGGTGGACGCCCTGCGCTTCCTGCGCACCCTGGACCAGGCCGCGGCCACCACCGAACCCGCGCACCGCCGCACCCTGCTCACCACCGCCCTCGACGGCTGGGGCGGCGCCCCGCTCGAAGGCGTCGGATCGCCCACCCTGACGGCCGAATGGGGGCCGCTGCTGACCGAGCGGTACCTGTTCGCCGTCGAGCAGCGGATCGACCTCGACGGCGGGCTCGTCCCGGACGCGCGGCTCATCGCCGAGCTCACCGACCTCGTCTCGCAGCACCCGCTGCGGGAATCCTTGTGGGAACGGCTGGTCCGGGTCCTCGCCCGGTCCGGGCGCCGCGCCGAAGCGCTGTCCCGCTACGCCGGGCTCCGCGCGCTGCTGGCCGACGAGCTCGGCGTCGAGCCCGGCGAGGACCTGCGCCGCCTGCACGCCGAGCTGCTCGCCGCCGACGCCGAACCCGCCGCCCGCACCGAAGTCCCGCGTCAGCTGCCCTTCGACGTCGCCGGCTTCACCGGCCGCGGTACCGAACTCGCCGAGCTGGACCGGCTCCCGCCGGGCGGCGCGTCGGGCATCGTCGTCATCGAAGGCACCGCCGGTGTCGGCAAGACGTCGCTGGCCGTGCACTGGTCCCACCGCGTCCGCGACCGCTTCCCCGGCGGCCAGCTGTTCCTCGACCTGCGGGGGCACTCCGCGGGCACCCCCGTCACACCGGAGACGGCGCTGGCCGGCTTCCTGCGCGCGCTCGGCGTCCCGCCCGAGACGTGGCCTTCCACAGTGGAGGAACGCTCCGGCCTGCTGCGCAGCCGGCTGGCCGGCAGCCGCACGCTGATGCTGCTCGACAACGCCCGCGACGCCGACCAGGTCCGCCCGCTGCTGCCCGGCGCCGGCAACCTCGTCGTCGTGACCAGCCGCAACCAGCTGCGCGGCCTGGTCGCCCGCGACGGCGCGCGCCGCATCGCCCTGCGCTCCTTCGACGACCGTGACGCCGAAGCGCTGCTCGCGGGGAGCGTCGGGCCGCAGCGCATCGCCGCCGAACCCGGGGCCGTCGCGGAGCTCGTCCAGCTCTGCGGCCGCCTTCCGCTGGCGCTGGCGCTGGCGGGCGAACGCGCGTCCCGCTTCTCCGGCGTTTCGCTGGCCGGGATCGTCGAGGAGCTGCGCGACCAGAAGCTGCGGCTCGACACCCTGCGCGACCCGCAGGACGCCGGCACCGACCTGCGCGTCGCGTTCTCCTGGTCCTACAAGGCGTTGCGCCCGGCCGCCGCGCGGTTCTTCCGGCTGCTGGGCCTGCACCCCGGCCTGGCCTTCAGTCTGTCCTCGGCCGCCGCGCTCGCCGGCGCCGGCCTGCGTGAAGCGCGTGAGCTCGCCGACCAGCTCGCCGCCGCGCACCTGCTCAACCAGCCCAGCACCGACCGCTACCAGTTCCACGACCTCCTGCGCGTCTACGCCGGTGAGCTCGTCGAGACGGAAACGACGGCGCCGGAACGGGAGGCGGCGCTGCGGCGGCTCGTCGACTGGTACCTCGCCGGCGTCGCCGAGGCCAACAAGCTGGTCCGGCCCGACCTGCTCACCGACGACATCACCCTCGACCCGGTGCCGCTGCCGCCCGTCCGGTTCGCCCAGCACGAGGACACGATCGCCTGGTACACCGCCGAACGCCCGGCGCTGACCGCGCTCGTCGGCGTCGCCGCCCACCACGGCTGGGTCGCCCACGCGTGGAAGCTCGCCTGGCTGCTGCGCGGGTTCTTCGCCGAACGCCACGACCGCGAGGACTGGATCGCGACGGCCGGCATCGCCGTCGCCGCCACCCGCGACGCCGGCGACAACACCGGTCTCCAGTACAGCGCCAACAACCTCGGCTCGGCCTACCTGCGCACCCTCCAGCCCGACAAGGCCCTCGAAGCGCTGGAGGAAGCGCGGACCGCGTCCGAAACCGGGAACGGCACGGCGCTGACCGTCGCGATCCTGTCCAACCTGTCCGGCGCCTACTACGTCCGCGCGGAGTACGCGGAAGCCGAGCGCTACGCCCTCAAGGCCGTCGACCTCGCGCGCGACCGCGGCCAGCGCACGTTCGTCCCGCACGCGCTGCTCAACGTCAGCGCGAGCCGCATCGGCCTGCACGACTACGACCACGCCGCCGAAGCCGCCCTGGCCGCCCGCGTCGCCTTCGCCGACCTCGGCGACCGCTACCACGCGGCGCTGGCCCTCGGGAACGTCGCCGAAGCGCTCGAAGGCGCCGGCCGGCACGACGAAGCGGAGAAGGCGGGGCTCGACGCGCTCGCCGAACTGAAGGAGCTCAACGCCGACTACGGCACCATCGACGTCCAGATCACCCTGGGCCGGCTCAAACACCACGCGGGCCGGACGCGCGAGGCCGGCGGCCACTGGGCCGAGGCGCTGGCCGCCAGCCAGCGCCTCGGAGATCCCCGCATCCCGGAGATCCAGGCACTGCTGGCCACGGTGCCACCAGAAGAGCCCCCGGCGAAGGACGCGCCGTACCCCTAG
- a CDS encoding NUDIX hydrolase — MTEEVRAAGAVLWRLAGGATEVALVHRPRYDDWSLPKGKLDAGETTAEAAVREVREETGFRAVLGRYLARTSYRVPAKRGSGTVPKTVDYFSAEAVSGAFEENDEVDELRWLEPTVAEKLLTRHEDVRVLRAFCELPVGLTTLLLVRHAKAGKRDGWNGDDDLRPLSEAGLRQAAGLRRVLALSAPDRVLSAPRLRCVQTVHGIAEDIGAEVRHEPLLSEEGYWPDPVLGVARLLAIAGDGGTPVVASQGGVIPDLVSALADRDGVELSAARGGVVPSKKGSFWALSFRPPTAGTGPVLVAADYHPSALPAPAPSRH, encoded by the coding sequence ATGACCGAAGAGGTACGGGCGGCCGGCGCGGTGTTGTGGCGCCTCGCCGGAGGGGCGACCGAGGTCGCCCTGGTCCACCGCCCGCGGTACGACGACTGGTCGCTGCCGAAGGGAAAGCTCGACGCCGGCGAGACGACGGCCGAGGCCGCCGTGCGGGAGGTCCGGGAAGAGACCGGTTTCCGCGCGGTGCTGGGCCGGTACCTGGCCCGGACGTCCTACCGGGTGCCCGCGAAGCGCGGGTCCGGGACGGTGCCGAAGACCGTCGACTACTTCAGCGCGGAAGCCGTCTCCGGTGCGTTCGAGGAGAACGACGAAGTCGACGAGCTGCGCTGGCTCGAACCGACCGTCGCGGAGAAACTGCTGACGCGGCACGAGGACGTCCGCGTGCTGCGCGCGTTCTGCGAGCTGCCGGTCGGGCTGACGACGCTGCTGCTGGTGCGGCACGCGAAAGCCGGCAAGCGTGACGGCTGGAACGGCGACGACGACCTCCGTCCGCTGTCGGAAGCCGGCTTGCGGCAGGCCGCGGGGCTGCGGCGGGTGCTGGCGTTGTCCGCCCCGGACCGGGTGCTGTCGGCGCCGCGGCTGCGGTGCGTCCAGACCGTGCACGGGATCGCCGAGGACATCGGCGCCGAGGTGCGGCACGAGCCGCTGCTGTCCGAAGAGGGCTACTGGCCGGATCCGGTGCTGGGCGTCGCGCGGCTGCTGGCGATCGCCGGTGACGGCGGCACGCCGGTGGTGGCGAGCCAGGGCGGCGTGATCCCGGACCTGGTGAGCGCGCTGGCCGACCGCGACGGCGTCGAGCTGAGCGCGGCGCGCGGCGGTGTGGTGCCGAGCAAGAAGGGCTCGTTCTGGGCCTTGTCGTTCCGCCCGCCGACGGCCGGAACCGGCCCGGTCCTGGTGGCGGCGGACTACCACCCGAGCGCGTTGCCCGCCCCGGCTCCCAGCCGGCACTAG